In the genome of Drosophila subpulchrella strain 33 F10 #4 breed RU33 chromosome 2L, RU_Dsub_v1.1 Primary Assembly, whole genome shotgun sequence, one region contains:
- the LOC119546126 gene encoding NPC intracellular cholesterol transporter 1 isoform X1, with product MSSRTPLTLRSTPFGVHILFAAVLFTLIQSSKQDCVWYGVCNTNAMNHSQNCPYNGTAKEMPEDGLKLLKERCGYLLDSNKNKFCCDKNQVDILNEKLKLAGHFLDRCPSCMENLVRHVCQFTCSPKQSEFMHVVDTKKNKEGVEYVSSVDLHISTEYINKTYKSCSQVSVPQTGQLAFDLMCGAYSASRCNPTKWFNFMGDASSPYVPFQINYIQHEPKSKSDEFTPLNVTTVPCNQAVNSKVSACSCSDCELSCPQGPPIPTPPEPFKIFGLDAYLVIMAAVFIVGVIVFLMGSFLFTQGSSMDDNFQIDGNDVSEELAYRENDSYFEKLGAHTETFLETIFTKWGTFFASNPGTILIAGATLVAVLGYGISYIEITTDPVKLWASPNSKSRIEREYFDTKFSPFYRLEQIIIKAVNLPQIVHNTSNGPLTFGPVFDRDFLSQILDLQEGIKEINANGTQLKDICFAPLSDDGSEIDVTKCVIQSIWGYFSDDRERLDDHDDDNGFNVTYLDGLYGCISNPYLCLAPYGGPVDPAIAFGGFLPPGAQLTGSTEYQEANALILTFLVKNHHNKADLEHALAWEEKFIEFMTNYTKYNKSEYMDIAFTSERSIEDELNRESQSDVLTILVSYLIMFLYIAISLGHVKEFKRVFIDSKITLGIGGVIIVLASVVSSVGIFGYIGLPATLIIVEVIPFLVLAVGVDNIFILVQTHQRDQRKPNESLEQQIGRILGRVGPSMLLTSLSESFCFFLGGLSDMPAVRAFALYAGVALIIDFILQITCFVSLFTLDTKRKEENRMDICCFIKGKKSDSIINNEGLLYKFFSSVYVPFLMKKVVRASVMVIFFAWLCFSIAIAPKIDIGLDQELAMPQDSFVLHYFQSLNENLNIGPPVYFVLKGDLAYTNSSNQNLICAGQYCNDDSVLTQIYLASRHSNQTYIARPASSWIDDYFGWSTAANSCCKYRKNTGEFCPHQDTSCLRCNITQNSLSRPDEKDFEKYIPFFLKDNPDESCAKAGHAAYGGAVRYSYSHERLNIETSYFMAYHTILKSSADYFLALESARKISANITQMLQGRLMSNGVPMETALTVEVFPYSVFYVFYEQYLTMWSDTLQSMGISVLSIFVVTFILMGFDVHSALVVVITITMIVVNLGGLMYYWNISLNAVSLVNLVMAVGISVEFCSHLVHSFATSKSVSQIDRAADSLSKMGSSIFSGITLTKFAGILVLAFAKSQIFQVFYFRMYLGIVVIGAAHGLIFLPVLLSYIGAPVSNARLRYHSQVAAAEHETALAGIL from the exons ATGAGTTCAAGAACCCCACTCACACTCAGGAGTACTCCTTTTGGAGTACACATCCTCTTCGCTGCAGTACTCTTCACGTTAATTCAATCATCGAAACAG gACTGTGTTTGGTATGGTGTATGCAACACCAATGCGATGAACCACAGTCAAAATTGTCCCTACAATGGAACAGCCAAGGAAATGCCCGAAGACGGTTTGAAGTTGCTAAAAGAACGATGCGGCTATTTGCTAGAcagcaataaaaacaaattttgctGCGACAAAAATCAG gttgatattttaaatgaaaagttAAAGCTGGCCGGTCATTTCCTGGACCGATGTCCATCCTGCATGGAGAACTTGGTTCGTCACGTCTGTCAATTCACTTGCTCTCCAAAGCAATCGGAATTTATGCATGTGGTGGACACGAAAAAGAATAAAGAAG GTGTTGAATATGTTAGTTCTGTGGATTTGCATATATCGACGGAGTACATCAACAAGACTTACAAATCATGCTCTCAG GTTTCTGTACCACAAACTGGTCAATTAGCATTCGATTTGATGTGTGGAGCTTATTCAGCATCTCGCTGTAATCCAACCAAATGGTTTAATTTCATGGGAGATGCCTCTAGCCCTTATGTTCCttttcaaataaattatattcagCATGAGCCCAAATCAAAGAGCGATGAATTTACGCCTCTAAATGTAACAACCGTTCCTTGTAACCAAGCGGTTAAC AGCAAAGTATCTGCGTGCTCATGCTCCGACTGTGAACTGTCCTGTCCTCAGGGACCTCCAATACCCACGCCTCCagaaccatttaaaatttttggacTCGACGCCTATCTCGTCATAATGGCAGCTGTGTTCATTGTCGGAGTGATAGTATTCCTAATGGGATCGTTTTTATTCACACAAGGTTCGTCAATGG ATGACAACTTTCAAATCGACGGCAATGATGTTTCCGAGGAACTGGCTTATAGGGAGAACGATtcatattttgaaaaactgGGCGCACATACAGAAACCTTCCTGGAAACAATTTTCACGAAATGGGGCACGTTCTTTGCCAGCAATCCAGGGACGATTTTAATTGCCGGAGCTACCTTGGTTGCGGTTCTGGGATATGGCATAAGTTATATAGAAATAACAACGGATCCGGTGAAGCTTTGGGCGTCCCCAAACTCAAAATCCAGAATTGAAAGAGAGTACTTTGACACGAAATTTTCACCATTCTATCGGCTTGAACAg ATAATCATCAAAGCTGTAAACTTGCCCCAAATTGTGCATAATACTTCGAATGGCCCTTTAACTTTTGGCCCTGTGTTCGATAGAGACTTTTTAAGTCAAATTTTAGATCTTCAGGAGGGCATAAAGGAGATCAATGCTAATGGCACTCAGTTAAAGGACATATGCTTTGCACCCCTATCAGATGACGGCAGTGAAATCGATGTGACAAAATGCGTGATACAATCGATCTGGGGATACTTTTCCGATGATCGTGAGAGATTGGATGACCACGATGACGATAATGGATTTAAT GTCACCTATTTGGATGGCCTCTACGGTTGCATAAGTAATCCGTATTTATGCCTAGCGCCCTATGGTGGTCCCGTAGATCCAGCAATAGCCTTTGGTGGTTTCCTGCCGCCTGGAGCCCAACTGACGGGCAGCACGGAATACCAGGAGGCCAATGCTTTGATCCTGACATTCTTGGTGAAAAATCATCACAACAAAGCCGATTTAGAGCACGCCTTAGCGTGGGAGGAAAAGTTCATTGAGTTTATGACTAACTATACAAAGTACAACAAGTCAGAGTACATGGACATAGCTTTCACATCGGAGAGGTCGATAGAAGACGAGCTGAATAGGGAGTCCCAGTCAGATGTTTTGACCATTTTGGTGTCCTACCTGATAATGTTCCTGTACATTGCGATATCGCTGGGACATGTTAAGGAGTTCAAAAGGGTGTTTATCGATAGTAAAATAACCCTTGGCATAGGTGGTGTCATCATTGTATTAGCCTCAGTAGTCTCCTCCGTTGGCATATTCGGTTACATCGGTTTGCCGGCCACCCTGATCATTGTGGAAGTGATACCCTTTTTAGTATTAGCCGTCGGCGTGGATAATATATTCATCCTCGTCCAGACTCACCAGCGCGACCAGCGCAAACCCAATGAATCGCTGGAGCAGCAAATTGGTCGAATATTAGGTCGTGTTGGTCCCAGTATGCTCCTAACTTCGTTGAGTGAAAGCTTTTGCTTCTTTCTCGGTGGCCTTTCTGACATGCCGGCCGTTAGGGCTTTTGCCTTATATGCGGGCGTAGCCCTAATCATTGACTTTATATTGCAAATAACCTGTTTCGTAAGCCTATTCACTTTAGATACGAAACGCAAGGAGGAGAATCGAATGGACATTTGTTGTTTCATCAAGGGAAAGAAATCAGATAGTATAATCAACAATGAGGGACTCTTGTACAAATTTTTCAGTAGTGTCTACGTTCCCTTTTTAATGAAGAAAGTAGTGCGAGCCAGTGTAATGGTTATCTTTTTTGCCTGGCTGTGCTTTAGTATTGCCATTGCCCCAAAAATTGACATTGGACTGGACCAAGAATTGGCCATGCCCCAGGATAGTTTCGTTCTACATTATTTCCAATCGTTGAACGAGAATCTTAACATTGGCCCTCCGGTTTACTTTGTCCTCAAAGGTGATTTAGCTTATACAAATAGTTCAAATCAGAATTTGATTTGTGCAGGTCAATATTGCAACGACGACAGCGTTCTAACGCAGATTTACTTAGCTAGTAGGCACTCAAACCAGACCTATATCGCCCGTCCGGCATCCAGTTGGATAGATGATTACTTTGGCTGGTCAACAGCGGCAAATTCTTGCTGCAAATACAGAAAGAATACTGGTGAATTTTGTCCCCATCAAG ATACTTCCTGCTTAAGGTGTAATATCACGCAGAATTCCCTTTCACGGCCGGACGAAAAGGACTTTGAAAAGTATATCCCATTTTTCCTCAAGGATAATCCCGACGAATCGTGCGCCAAGGCCGGTCATGCCGCCTACGGTGGAGCTGTTCGGTATTCCTATAGCCATGAAAGACTGAACATTGAGACATCGTATTTTATGGCCTATCATACCATACTAAAATCCTCGGCTGACTATTTCCTGGCGCTGGAATCAGCCAGAAAGATATCGGCTAATATTACGCAAATGTTGCAGGGCAGACTAATGTCCAACGGAGTTCCTATGGAAACGGCCTTGACGGTCGAAGTTTTTCCCTATTCAGTATTCTATGTGTTTTACGAACAATATCTAACCATGTGGTCAGATACCTTGCAGAGCATGGGTATCTCAGTTCTTTCCATTTTCGTTGTTACATTTATTTTGATGGGCTTCGACGTTCATTCCGCATTGGTTGTTGTAATCACAATAACCATGATTGTTGTTAATCTAGGAGGCCTAATGTATTATTGGAACATTTCGTTGAACGCTGTTTCGTTAGTTAATCTTGTTATGGCTGTCGGTATATCTGTAGAATTTTGTTCGCACTTGGTGCACAGCTTTGCTACTTCGAAATCAGTTAGTCAAATTGACCGGGCAGCAGATAGCCTATCAAAAATGGGTAGTTCCATCTTCTCCGGAATTACGCTAACCAAATTTGCTGGCATTCTGGTGCTAGCTTTTGCTAAAAGTCAGATATTCCAAGTGTTTTATTTCCGCATGTATTTAGGGATTGTAGTCATTGGGGCGGCGCATGGCCTGATCTTTCTCCCGGTTCTGTTAAGTTATATTG GGGCTCCTGTAAGTAATGCTAGATTAAGATATCATAGCCAGGTTGCTGCTGCCGAACACGAAACAGCGCTAGCGGGAATTCTATAA
- the LOC119546126 gene encoding NPC intracellular cholesterol transporter 1 isoform X2 translates to MSSRTPLTLRSTPFGVHILFAAVLFTLIQSSKQDCVWYGVCNTNAMNHSQNCPYNGTAKEMPEDGLKLLKERCGYLLDSNKNKFCCDKNQVDILNEKLKLAGHFLDRCPSCMENLVRHVCQFTCSPKQSEFMHVVDTKKNKEGVEYVSSVDLHISTEYINKTYKSCSQVSVPQTGQLAFDLMCGAYSASRCNPTKWFNFMGDASSPYVPFQINYIQHEPKSKSDEFTPLNVTTVPCNQAVNSKVSACSCSDCELSCPQGPPIPTPPEPFKIFGLDAYLVIMAAVFIVGVIVFLMGSFLFTQDDNFQIDGNDVSEELAYRENDSYFEKLGAHTETFLETIFTKWGTFFASNPGTILIAGATLVAVLGYGISYIEITTDPVKLWASPNSKSRIEREYFDTKFSPFYRLEQIIIKAVNLPQIVHNTSNGPLTFGPVFDRDFLSQILDLQEGIKEINANGTQLKDICFAPLSDDGSEIDVTKCVIQSIWGYFSDDRERLDDHDDDNGFNVTYLDGLYGCISNPYLCLAPYGGPVDPAIAFGGFLPPGAQLTGSTEYQEANALILTFLVKNHHNKADLEHALAWEEKFIEFMTNYTKYNKSEYMDIAFTSERSIEDELNRESQSDVLTILVSYLIMFLYIAISLGHVKEFKRVFIDSKITLGIGGVIIVLASVVSSVGIFGYIGLPATLIIVEVIPFLVLAVGVDNIFILVQTHQRDQRKPNESLEQQIGRILGRVGPSMLLTSLSESFCFFLGGLSDMPAVRAFALYAGVALIIDFILQITCFVSLFTLDTKRKEENRMDICCFIKGKKSDSIINNEGLLYKFFSSVYVPFLMKKVVRASVMVIFFAWLCFSIAIAPKIDIGLDQELAMPQDSFVLHYFQSLNENLNIGPPVYFVLKGDLAYTNSSNQNLICAGQYCNDDSVLTQIYLASRHSNQTYIARPASSWIDDYFGWSTAANSCCKYRKNTGEFCPHQDTSCLRCNITQNSLSRPDEKDFEKYIPFFLKDNPDESCAKAGHAAYGGAVRYSYSHERLNIETSYFMAYHTILKSSADYFLALESARKISANITQMLQGRLMSNGVPMETALTVEVFPYSVFYVFYEQYLTMWSDTLQSMGISVLSIFVVTFILMGFDVHSALVVVITITMIVVNLGGLMYYWNISLNAVSLVNLVMAVGISVEFCSHLVHSFATSKSVSQIDRAADSLSKMGSSIFSGITLTKFAGILVLAFAKSQIFQVFYFRMYLGIVVIGAAHGLIFLPVLLSYIGAPVSNARLRYHSQVAAAEHETALAGIL, encoded by the exons ATGAGTTCAAGAACCCCACTCACACTCAGGAGTACTCCTTTTGGAGTACACATCCTCTTCGCTGCAGTACTCTTCACGTTAATTCAATCATCGAAACAG gACTGTGTTTGGTATGGTGTATGCAACACCAATGCGATGAACCACAGTCAAAATTGTCCCTACAATGGAACAGCCAAGGAAATGCCCGAAGACGGTTTGAAGTTGCTAAAAGAACGATGCGGCTATTTGCTAGAcagcaataaaaacaaattttgctGCGACAAAAATCAG gttgatattttaaatgaaaagttAAAGCTGGCCGGTCATTTCCTGGACCGATGTCCATCCTGCATGGAGAACTTGGTTCGTCACGTCTGTCAATTCACTTGCTCTCCAAAGCAATCGGAATTTATGCATGTGGTGGACACGAAAAAGAATAAAGAAG GTGTTGAATATGTTAGTTCTGTGGATTTGCATATATCGACGGAGTACATCAACAAGACTTACAAATCATGCTCTCAG GTTTCTGTACCACAAACTGGTCAATTAGCATTCGATTTGATGTGTGGAGCTTATTCAGCATCTCGCTGTAATCCAACCAAATGGTTTAATTTCATGGGAGATGCCTCTAGCCCTTATGTTCCttttcaaataaattatattcagCATGAGCCCAAATCAAAGAGCGATGAATTTACGCCTCTAAATGTAACAACCGTTCCTTGTAACCAAGCGGTTAAC AGCAAAGTATCTGCGTGCTCATGCTCCGACTGTGAACTGTCCTGTCCTCAGGGACCTCCAATACCCACGCCTCCagaaccatttaaaatttttggacTCGACGCCTATCTCGTCATAATGGCAGCTGTGTTCATTGTCGGAGTGATAGTATTCCTAATGGGATCGTTTTTATTCACACAAG ATGACAACTTTCAAATCGACGGCAATGATGTTTCCGAGGAACTGGCTTATAGGGAGAACGATtcatattttgaaaaactgGGCGCACATACAGAAACCTTCCTGGAAACAATTTTCACGAAATGGGGCACGTTCTTTGCCAGCAATCCAGGGACGATTTTAATTGCCGGAGCTACCTTGGTTGCGGTTCTGGGATATGGCATAAGTTATATAGAAATAACAACGGATCCGGTGAAGCTTTGGGCGTCCCCAAACTCAAAATCCAGAATTGAAAGAGAGTACTTTGACACGAAATTTTCACCATTCTATCGGCTTGAACAg ATAATCATCAAAGCTGTAAACTTGCCCCAAATTGTGCATAATACTTCGAATGGCCCTTTAACTTTTGGCCCTGTGTTCGATAGAGACTTTTTAAGTCAAATTTTAGATCTTCAGGAGGGCATAAAGGAGATCAATGCTAATGGCACTCAGTTAAAGGACATATGCTTTGCACCCCTATCAGATGACGGCAGTGAAATCGATGTGACAAAATGCGTGATACAATCGATCTGGGGATACTTTTCCGATGATCGTGAGAGATTGGATGACCACGATGACGATAATGGATTTAAT GTCACCTATTTGGATGGCCTCTACGGTTGCATAAGTAATCCGTATTTATGCCTAGCGCCCTATGGTGGTCCCGTAGATCCAGCAATAGCCTTTGGTGGTTTCCTGCCGCCTGGAGCCCAACTGACGGGCAGCACGGAATACCAGGAGGCCAATGCTTTGATCCTGACATTCTTGGTGAAAAATCATCACAACAAAGCCGATTTAGAGCACGCCTTAGCGTGGGAGGAAAAGTTCATTGAGTTTATGACTAACTATACAAAGTACAACAAGTCAGAGTACATGGACATAGCTTTCACATCGGAGAGGTCGATAGAAGACGAGCTGAATAGGGAGTCCCAGTCAGATGTTTTGACCATTTTGGTGTCCTACCTGATAATGTTCCTGTACATTGCGATATCGCTGGGACATGTTAAGGAGTTCAAAAGGGTGTTTATCGATAGTAAAATAACCCTTGGCATAGGTGGTGTCATCATTGTATTAGCCTCAGTAGTCTCCTCCGTTGGCATATTCGGTTACATCGGTTTGCCGGCCACCCTGATCATTGTGGAAGTGATACCCTTTTTAGTATTAGCCGTCGGCGTGGATAATATATTCATCCTCGTCCAGACTCACCAGCGCGACCAGCGCAAACCCAATGAATCGCTGGAGCAGCAAATTGGTCGAATATTAGGTCGTGTTGGTCCCAGTATGCTCCTAACTTCGTTGAGTGAAAGCTTTTGCTTCTTTCTCGGTGGCCTTTCTGACATGCCGGCCGTTAGGGCTTTTGCCTTATATGCGGGCGTAGCCCTAATCATTGACTTTATATTGCAAATAACCTGTTTCGTAAGCCTATTCACTTTAGATACGAAACGCAAGGAGGAGAATCGAATGGACATTTGTTGTTTCATCAAGGGAAAGAAATCAGATAGTATAATCAACAATGAGGGACTCTTGTACAAATTTTTCAGTAGTGTCTACGTTCCCTTTTTAATGAAGAAAGTAGTGCGAGCCAGTGTAATGGTTATCTTTTTTGCCTGGCTGTGCTTTAGTATTGCCATTGCCCCAAAAATTGACATTGGACTGGACCAAGAATTGGCCATGCCCCAGGATAGTTTCGTTCTACATTATTTCCAATCGTTGAACGAGAATCTTAACATTGGCCCTCCGGTTTACTTTGTCCTCAAAGGTGATTTAGCTTATACAAATAGTTCAAATCAGAATTTGATTTGTGCAGGTCAATATTGCAACGACGACAGCGTTCTAACGCAGATTTACTTAGCTAGTAGGCACTCAAACCAGACCTATATCGCCCGTCCGGCATCCAGTTGGATAGATGATTACTTTGGCTGGTCAACAGCGGCAAATTCTTGCTGCAAATACAGAAAGAATACTGGTGAATTTTGTCCCCATCAAG ATACTTCCTGCTTAAGGTGTAATATCACGCAGAATTCCCTTTCACGGCCGGACGAAAAGGACTTTGAAAAGTATATCCCATTTTTCCTCAAGGATAATCCCGACGAATCGTGCGCCAAGGCCGGTCATGCCGCCTACGGTGGAGCTGTTCGGTATTCCTATAGCCATGAAAGACTGAACATTGAGACATCGTATTTTATGGCCTATCATACCATACTAAAATCCTCGGCTGACTATTTCCTGGCGCTGGAATCAGCCAGAAAGATATCGGCTAATATTACGCAAATGTTGCAGGGCAGACTAATGTCCAACGGAGTTCCTATGGAAACGGCCTTGACGGTCGAAGTTTTTCCCTATTCAGTATTCTATGTGTTTTACGAACAATATCTAACCATGTGGTCAGATACCTTGCAGAGCATGGGTATCTCAGTTCTTTCCATTTTCGTTGTTACATTTATTTTGATGGGCTTCGACGTTCATTCCGCATTGGTTGTTGTAATCACAATAACCATGATTGTTGTTAATCTAGGAGGCCTAATGTATTATTGGAACATTTCGTTGAACGCTGTTTCGTTAGTTAATCTTGTTATGGCTGTCGGTATATCTGTAGAATTTTGTTCGCACTTGGTGCACAGCTTTGCTACTTCGAAATCAGTTAGTCAAATTGACCGGGCAGCAGATAGCCTATCAAAAATGGGTAGTTCCATCTTCTCCGGAATTACGCTAACCAAATTTGCTGGCATTCTGGTGCTAGCTTTTGCTAAAAGTCAGATATTCCAAGTGTTTTATTTCCGCATGTATTTAGGGATTGTAGTCATTGGGGCGGCGCATGGCCTGATCTTTCTCCCGGTTCTGTTAAGTTATATTG GGGCTCCTGTAAGTAATGCTAGATTAAGATATCATAGCCAGGTTGCTGCTGCCGAACACGAAACAGCGCTAGCGGGAATTCTATAA
- the LOC119548244 gene encoding ATP-dependent RNA helicase DHX33 — MESKYLATSKGDAGGPSPVKFSIKRKHDALNNSPVIEKKPHVAQIRQKIAPILLTSKRTSIEQHQRSLPVFNCRQRILKELEQNDTVLIMSETGSGKTTQIPQFLLQAGYAKNGMIGITQPRRVAAITVARRVAQELSGNIGDTVGYTVRFEDATSKATKIRFLTDGVLLRESIKDRLLLKYSVIILDEAHERTVNADLLFGIVKDAQKERRKKKLGNLKVVVTSATMDIDHFGKYFNCKGMYLEGRTYPVRVMHTKEELEDYVHTVLVTLFHIHRTTPRNHDVLIFLTGQEEIESLAQQIRQLAKMDMSGTTDLRVFTLYAQLSQGKQLECFVPTPANVRKVILATNIAETSITIPGIRCVIDCGFVKEKSFNSADGLDVLKSVRISRAQAWQRTGRAGRDADGTCYRAYTKREMDSFADATQPEILRTNPTSMVLQLLALDIDCNNFDFLDAPLEEGLRSAYKSLEALGAIKVGAVSQITPLGRQMVQYPLDPKYSKLLLTASSFGCMEEILSLVSVLSSDHVFVSNSDKNEMAALAHAKFQSKHGDHLTLLNVFNAFSKTEKPKMWCHDNYLNLRSLTYARNVRRQLTEISERLHLALNSSDDIETLKKCILNGFFENIAVLQRDGFYITVSGNIKAKIHPSSVLHGKYKPSYILFTEIVQTEQTFLRQVTEISIEWIQEIVPFVKNIPTR; from the exons ATGGAGTCCAAGTATTTGGCCACCAGCAAGGGCGATGCAGGGGGTCCATCGCCCGTGAAATTCTCTATTAAACGGAAACACGATGCCCTGAACAATAGTCCTGTAATTGAGAAGAAACCGCATGTAGCTCAAATAAGGCAGAAGATAGCACCAATTCTACTGACCAGCAAGAGAACCTCAATCGAACAGCACCAGAGATCATTGCCTGTCTTCAACTGCCGCCAGAGGATCCTCAAGGAACTGGAACAGAACGACACGGTGCTAATCATGAGTGAGACGGGATCGGGAAAGACCACCCAAATCCCACAGTTTCTCCTCCAGGCTGGTTATGCCAAAAACGGAATGATTGGGATAACCCAACCTCGTAGAGTGGCGGCCATAACCGTTGCCCGTCGAGTTGCCCAGGAATTATCGGGAAATATTGGAGATACGGTGGGCTATACGGTTCGATTCGAGGATGCCACCTCAAAGGCCACCAAAATACGATTTCTCACCGATGGCGTTTTGCTGCGAGAGTCCATCAAGGATAGGCTTTTGCTCAAATACTCTGTGATCATTCTGGACGAAGCTCACGAAAGAACAGTCAATGCTGATCTATTGTTTGGTATAGTAAAGGATGCCCAGAAGGAGAGGCGGAAGAAAAAGCTGGGCAATCTAAAGGTTGTTGTTACATCGGCTACCATGGATATAGATCACTTTGGAAAGTACTTCAATTGCAAGGGAATGTATCTGGAGGGCAGGACTTATCCCGTCCGGGTGATGCACACCAAGGAGGAACTCGAGGATTATGTGCACACCGTGCTGGTTACTCTCTTTCACATTCATCGCACCACTCCGAGAAA CCATGACGTTTTGATATTCCTAACAGGGCAAGAGGAAATTGAATCATTGGCCCAACAAATCCGCCAGCTTGCAAAG ATGGACATGAGTGGAACTACGGATCTCCGCGTATTTACTTTATACGCCCAATTATCGCAGGGCAAACAATTGGAGTGCTTTGTCCCAACACCGGCCAACGTTCGGAAAGTAATATTGGCCACAAACATTGCCGAAACCTCGATTACCATACCGGGCATCCGTTGTGTGATTGATTGTGGATTTGTGAAAGAGAAATCTTTCAACAGCGCCGACGGATTGGATGTTCTAAAGTCCGTGCGGATATCTAGGGCTCAGGCCTGGCAGAGAACAGGACGAGCAGGTCGCGATGCAGATGGAACTTGCTACAGGGCTTATACCAAAAGAGAAATGGATTCGTTTGCCGATGCCACACAGCCAGAGATCCTGAGAACGAACCCTACCTCAATGGTGCTGCAGCTACTCGCCTTAGATATTGATTGCAATAATTTTGACTTCCTAGACGCTCCCCTTGAAGAGGGACTAAGGAGTGCCTACAAAAGTCTAGAGGCCCTGGGCGCTATTAAAGTTGGAGCAGTGTCACAAATTACACCTCTGGGTCGTCAAATGGTCCAGTATCCCTTGGACCCGAAATATTCAAAGCTGCTGCTAACTGCATCTTCCTTCGGCTGCATGGAGGAGATCCTAAGCCTCGTCTCTGTCCTATCGAGTGATCATGTTTTCGTTTCTAATAGCGACAAAAATGAAATGGCCGCCCTGGCTCATGCTAAATTTCAATCTAAACATGGCGATCATTTAACGCTACTAAATGTATTTAATGCATTTTCTAAGACAGAAAAGCCAAAG ATGTGGTGCCATGACAACTATTTAAATCTGCGTAGCTTAACCTACGCCCGAAATGTTCGTCGCCAGTTAACTGAAATAAGTGAGCGACTACATCTAGCCCTAAACAGCTCGGATGACATTGAAACGCTAAAGAAATGCATCTTAAATGGGTTTTTCGAAAACATTGCCGTCTTGCAACGAGATGGCTTCTACATAACCGTTTCCGGCAATATTAAGGCCAAAATCCATCCGTCAAGTGTTCTGCATGGAAAGTACAAGCCTAGCTACATACTCTTCACCGAAATTGTCCAGACGGAACAAACATTTCTTCGCCAAGTCACTGAGATATCCATTGAATGGATCCAGGAAATTGTGCCGtttgttaaaaatataccaaCAAGATAA
- the LOC119548397 gene encoding uncharacterized protein LOC119548397, protein MKSEKLKRNFWISAEIECMLDLIKEVNNCQGALSTSTTQYTFIQIANQMKKRGFPNKSPTQIRRKWFQMKSAYLCYKKGNVDRLFLIPEKFRNVIAQFVESGEKIGRSNLSTISTGTPPVMQPSQEVLPEEDSSVMDKFLNQIRKNNKMINSEYIRMEESLQQFEQKCQFIRDRNLIKLINGY, encoded by the exons ATGAAGTCTGAAAAGCTGAAAAGAAATTTCTGGATTTCCGCTGAAATCGAGTGCATGCTCGACTTGATAAAGGAAGTGAATAACTGCCAAGGAGCCCTGTCCACAAGTACCACGCAGTACACATTCATTCAGATTGCCAACCAGATGAAAAAGAGAGGTTTTCCAAATAAGTCGCCCACACAAATTCGAAGAAAGTGGTTTCAAATGAAGAGTGCTTATCTGTGCTACAAGAAGGGCAACGTTGATCGACTCTTTCTGATTCCCGAGAAATTCCGCAATGTTATCGCTCAGTTTGTAGAAAGCGGTGAGAAAATTGGACGTTCGAATCTATCAACAATATCGACTGGAACTCCACCTGTAATGCAACCAAGTCAGGAAg tTCTTCCAGAGGAAGACTCTTCCGTCATGGATAAGTTTCTGAATCAAATCCGTAAGAACAATAAAATGATAAATAGCGAATATATAAGGATGGAGGAATCGCTGCAACAATTTGAGCAGAAATGCCAGTTCATTCGAGACCGGAATCTTATAAAGCTTATCAATGGTTATTAG